AAATCGTCTGTCTCATCGGGCCAAACGGCGCGGGAAAATCCACCGTGTTGAAGACTGTCTTCGGATTGCTCTCTCCGTGGAGTGGACGGATTCGTCTCGCTGGGCGCGACATCACGGACACGCCCCCCGAGGATCTCGTCCGTGAGGGCGTTGGCTACGTCCCCCAGACCGAGAACGTCTTCGGGTCCCTCTCCGTTGCGGAGAATCTTCGGATGGGCGGTGTTGCTCGCTCTTCCGGGCTGGATGAGGTCATTGGGAACCTGTACGATCGGTTTCCGATTCTCGAAGAGAAACGGGATGCGAAGGCCCGTACGCTCTCGGGCGGCCAGCGACAGGTGCTTGCGTTCGCCCGCGCGCTCGTGATGGAACCCGACGTGTTGCTCATCGACGAACCGTCTGCTGGTCTCGCACCGAACATCGTCGAGGACGTTTTTGAAGACGTACAGACGGTGAACGAACTCGGAACGGCTATTCTGATGGTCGAACAGAACGCCCGCGAGGGGCTTGGCATCTCGGATCGTGGATACGTCCTCGATCAGGGAACCGTGCGATTCGAAGACGAAGCAAGCGTGCTACTCGACAATCCCGAGGTGTCTCGGCTGTACTTGGGTGGGTGAGCTCTCACTCGAACCACGAATCTCTTCAATCCGAACGCTTGGCCCCACGTTCTGCTTGAACGCCGTGTTTCGTTGGTGAGAACGAGTGAGTGTTAGCTCCTCATCCACCTTCGAGCTGTATTGTCGATACCGCATCGGGAGCCACGCGCTGTGTCTGTCCCTCTCGTGTCTCCATCTCGACATCGCCCGTTTCACGGTACGTGTTGCCCAAGATGATCTTCTGGGGAATTCCGAGCAGATCACTTTCGGCGAACCGTTCACCGATCGTCTGCGCTGGGTCATCGAAGAGGAGCGTGTTCTGAGGACCGCAGTCCTCGTGGAGCCGATCGGCGGTGTCTCGTATTTCACCGTCGCTCTCGTATTCGAGGGGAATGATTGCCACCTCGAATGGAGCGACAGTTCCTGCGTCAGTGACGGGCCAGCGACAACCATCTTCGTCGGCGTGCTGTTCGATGAGCGTCTGGATGAGACGGGTAACGCCGATCCCGTAGCTTCCCATTATGACGGACTGCGAACCAGTGGCGGTGTCGATGGTGAGACCCATCGCCTCTGAGTAGCGTGCTCCGAGTTTGAACACGTGTCCGATCTCGATTCCGTCACTCCGCACGAGCCGACTCTGACACTCGGGACACTCGCACTTGAGAGACGAATCACGATTCCAAACGTCCCAGTCGGGATGTTCGTCGGTGACGCCGAATCGACACGCCTCACTCGCACACGAGAGCAGTTCACCAGTTCCCGTCTCGACGGGAGCGACGAACTCCTCCGAAGTAGCGCCACCCATAACGCTGTTTTCGGCCTCAACAACGACGAACTCGATCCCGAGTGAGTCGAAGAGACGGCCGTAGGCAGCACGGACCCGTTCGTAACACTCATCGAGTGAGTCGGCGTCTGCATGGAGGCTGTACGCGTCCTTCATCGTGAACTCCTTCGTTCGTAGGAGCCCGTTACGAGCGTGATCGTCTCGGTGCTTCGTGTTGATCTGATAGAGCAAGAGCGGGAGATCCTCGTACGAGCGGACGACGCCGTCGACGAGCGAGACGATTCCCTCTTCGTGAGATGGCGCAAGGCACATCTCTTGCCCATCGCGGTTCGTGAGCGTAAACATCTCTCCTTCGAAGCGTCCCCACCGTCCGCTCTGCTCCCAGATGGATCTGTACTGGAGCTGGGGAAGACTGATCGCTTGTGCCCCGATCGACTCCATTTCGCTCGTGATACGATGGATGATCTTCTGACGAACGCGTTCACCTGTCGGGGTAAATCCGTACAGACCACTCCCGAACCGATGGATGAGCCCAGCACGGACTGCCAACTGCGCTGCTGTCTGTTTATTCGTCGCTCGACTGGTCGCAAGGAGCACGTTATTTCGTCTCATCGCTCCCTCTTCTGTCATGCGTTCCAGTCCCTCCTCGGACAGGAGTCTGCCAGTAAAACCAGTCGCTGCGCGCGTCGTTACCTCGATCGCGGAACCCAGCCGGGAGCCACACCGGACCCCCGGCTTGAGACATGATTAGTTCGATTACGACACATGCACTTTCCCGGTTGTGGGGGGCACTTATACGCTTTTTGGTCCACTTTCGGATCTGTTCGGAGTGGTGGTGACATTTGTTTGGGTGATCACGAACGGGTATCACAACCAGACCATCATCTGCGAACAGCGTGGAATCGACGGCGTTCTTACGTTCGATTCAGATTTTGATGGACTCATCACTCGATACGACCCGCTTGATTACGCCTGCACTGCTCTCAGTGCTTTCGTTCGAGTAACGATATCCAATAACGACACTCTGTCACAACCCTCGCTGGTGTGCGGGACACGAAGCCGTTCTGGGGACCAGGTCTATTCTTGTATCGGCAACTGCGTCTGCTTTGTTCCCCGTCCCTGTTCGAGAGCAAGCAGTCGCCGTTTCGTAGCGACGCCGTTGGCCGCCGAGTAGCCCTTGAGTTCGCCATCGCTCCCCATGACACGATGGCACGGAACGATCAGTGGG
The nucleotide sequence above comes from Halocatena marina. Encoded proteins:
- a CDS encoding ABC transporter ATP-binding protein; its protein translation is MSDPTGNTDSAHATGEERSALTVEGVDSGYGEMQVLRDCSLHLDADEIVCLIGPNGAGKSTVLKTVFGLLSPWSGRIRLAGRDITDTPPEDLVREGVGYVPQTENVFGSLSVAENLRMGGVARSSGLDEVIGNLYDRFPILEEKRDAKARTLSGGQRQVLAFARALVMEPDVLLIDEPSAGLAPNIVEDVFEDVQTVNELGTAILMVEQNAREGLGISDRGYVLDQGTVRFEDEASVLLDNPEVSRLYLGG
- a CDS encoding aminoacyl--tRNA ligase-related protein, with protein sequence MTEEGAMRRNNVLLATSRATNKQTAAQLAVRAGLIHRFGSGLYGFTPTGERVRQKIIHRITSEMESIGAQAISLPQLQYRSIWEQSGRWGRFEGEMFTLTNRDGQEMCLAPSHEEGIVSLVDGVVRSYEDLPLLLYQINTKHRDDHARNGLLRTKEFTMKDAYSLHADADSLDECYERVRAAYGRLFDSLGIEFVVVEAENSVMGGATSEEFVAPVETGTGELLSCASEACRFGVTDEHPDWDVWNRDSSLKCECPECQSRLVRSDGIEIGHVFKLGARYSEAMGLTIDTATGSQSVIMGSYGIGVTRLIQTLIEQHADEDGCRWPVTDAGTVAPFEVAIIPLEYESDGEIRDTADRLHEDCGPQNTLLFDDPAQTIGERFAESDLLGIPQKIILGNTYRETGDVEMETREGQTQRVAPDAVSTIQLEGG